The following proteins come from a genomic window of Crassostrea angulata isolate pt1a10 chromosome 1, ASM2561291v2, whole genome shotgun sequence:
- the LOC128171116 gene encoding potassium channel subfamily T member 2-like isoform X3: MAAEPHVCDGIDLKWMYASDSEEEDDWSSNSPVVLTQELSLKGKIRRILFRNARTRLGSTLFDIIVKLTLCVLYITRIQFDEVELYACGGSPCGENNTYQIYPDNNDDGMIFSSAEINWQVLLWVHRPEPIWIIEVILAIFTFSKALLFIFISKLKLGRTQLGKVELMTKPAFILEVICSFPLIVTLTYPMLLRNLYVPTFLNCWLAKRAMERLFNDLHLTKQRFQTISVTMSQQLLILGATLVSLIFTTVCGIQHIQRASTEKSLTLFESFYFTIVTFSTVGYGDISPDIWLGQLFMVLMICIAFAFIPRQIEGIGSIWVERKKSGGEYNSRQARKNHHVVVCAQNLTGDAIMDFLTEFFSCPKHEEYTVILLSSDELNSSMHMILKDPKWANRVIYMRGSALKAADLNRCRMNEADACFILAPENCTNKDREDHNTIMRSWAVKDFCPDTNQFIQLFQTENKIHVKFAEHVVCEDEFAYALLANNCLYPGLSTLVSLLVHTSTGYEGEMASEPWMQLYGRHSGNEVYHIQLAKSIFFSQYEGKTFSTASAEVHSKFGLSLIAIMETDLDKVKDQEKDHKLILNPGPNYILKNSDYCFYLSKVKEEHTRIVPEKASKMEERNNKKQQQREKNYEKIASELQRFLENNHLELDSTPAGEESVFNTITSQMGIDFSSTLQGTFRSPVETPDILNGGMGGGKRDTTEHHNVLLMYNEMASEETAPKYLSVNTAKCEPQARFVTGTPPIFLTGCRKTLCHLVKNPRHQCCLKWGEDCSHVNYKNARDDRWQNHLIILSADKICVGVYNFIVPLRSKFLSIKSLSPIILMLEEEPPVMFMDSLAHFPMVYWMKGNIKNVDDLLKAGINKASHLVIVNRSSNQAREVVLTDADTIVTVQSIFKLFPSINILTEISQTSNIKFMQFQPHDEYSKKIARLEKKLRDDMRSSLVHIFRLPFAAGQVFSCSMLDTLLYQTCSKGYLIKFVRLLLGIDAEENSGHLSSIKVKRDILKKYRTYGDLYIGLCKVTGEVPIAIYRTERRRMVMEEDEEEHHPLPKEHNKSAPRPNKKSSFNIKQFFERAVPNDLSDFVRSRMTSMAIDPSGYSCEEELCNKPLSFIIINPHPQCRLKKGDIVYVLQPSAMFAIPSRVQHKHHKRRRSWSEGINNRTQPDTPARSRTHSIDLPSGRNVSFKFPGEEEEEEDVVPTMDVGVEVKMDAEPLDEIDTTLPKASTAKIRGNPPIFNFTFPDSDNESTTGETKTTNASNNNDIALKDFPFGAPQDPTVQAMKDPPKIVITRTPTKTFLTERVPEV, encoded by the exons ATGGCTGCTGAACCCCATGTCTGTGATGGGATCGACCTCAAGTGGATGTACGCCTCCGACTCTGAGGAAGAGGATGATTGGAGCAG CAATTCACCAGTGGTCCTTACCCAGGAGCTATCTCTGAAAGGCAAAATTCGAAGGATTCTCTTCAGAAATGCCAGAACCA GACTGGGTTCTACTCTGTTTGACATCATAGTGAAGTTAACACTGTGTGTGCTGTACATCACAAGGATCCAGTTTGATGAAGTGGAACTCTATGCCTG TGGAGGAAGTCCGTGTGGAGAAAACAATACATACCAGATCTACCCCGACAACAATGATGATGGAATGATCTTCTCCTCCGCGGAAATCAACTG GCAGGTGCTCCTCTGGGTCCACCGCCCAGAGCCGATCTGGATTATAGAAGTGATCTTAGCCATCTTCACTTTCTCTAAAGctttgctttttatttttatttctaag CTGAAATTGGGCAGGACACAG TTGGGCAAGGTGGAGCTGATGACAAAACCAGCCTTTATACTGGAGGTGATCTGTTCCTTCCCACTGATTGTCACG CTAACCTACCCAATGTTGTTGAGGAATTTATATGTCCCAACATTCCTAAATTGCTGGCTAGCCAAAAGAGCCATGGAGAGGTTATTT AACGACCTTCACCTGACCAAGCAGCGCTTCCAGACAATCTCAGTGACCATGTCCCAGCAGCTGCTGATTCTGGGAGCCACCCTGGTCTCTCTCATATTTACCAC AGTGTGTGGCATCCAGCATATCCAGAGAGCCAGCACAGAGAAGTCCCTGACCCTGTTTGAGTCTTTCTACTTCACCATAGTGACATTCTCCACGGTCGGTTACGGCGACATTTCTCCGGACATCTGGCTAGGACAGCTGTTCATGGTCCTCATGATCTGTATCGCCTTTGCTTTCATTCCAAGACAG ATTGAAGGCATCGGCTCCATCTGGGTGGAGCGGAAGAAGTCAGGGGGAGAGTACAACTCCAGGCAGGCTCGCAAGAACCACCATGTGGTGGTGTGTGCCCAGAATCTGACGGGGGATGCCATCATGGACTTCCTCACCGAGTTCTTCTCCTGCCCCAAACACGAG GAATACACGGTGATCTTGCTGAGCTCGGATGAGCTGAATTCCAGTATGCACATGATTCTAAAAGACCCTAAGTGGGCGAATAGGGTGATTTACATGAGAGGGTCAGCCCTGAAGGCAGCGGACCTCAATAGATGCAG AATGAATGAGGCAGATGCTTGCTTTATATTGGCCCCTGAAAACTGCACCAACAAAGACCGAGAG GATCACAACACCATCATGAGGTCCTGGGCTGTGAAGGATTTCTGTCCGGACACAAACCAGTTCATCCAGCTCTTCCAGACAGAGAACAAGATCCATGTCAAGTTTGCAG AGCATGTTGTATGTGAGGACGAGTTTGCCTACGCCTTGCTGGCCAACAACTGTCTGTATCCTGGGTTATCTACCTTAGTATCATTGCTGGTTCACACATCTACAGGATA TGAGGGTGAGATGGCTTCTGAACCATGGATGCAGTTGTATGGCCGACACTCGGGGAACGAAGTGTACCACATACAGCTGGCAAAGAGCATCTTCTTTAGTCAGTACGAAGGAAAGACATTCTCCACTGCCTCAGCCGAGGTACACTCCAA ATTTGGTCTGTCGCTGATTGCTATCATGGAGACTGACCTTGACAAAGTGAAGGACCAAGAGAAGGACCATAAACTGATCCTGAACCCTGGACCTAACTACATCCTGAAGAATTCAGACTACTGCTTCTATCTCAGCAAGGTCAAGGAAGAGCACACCAGAATAGTTCCCGAGAAGGCTAGTAAGATGGAGGAGAGAAACAACAAGAAGCAACAGCAGAGGGAGAAAAACTATG AGAAAATTGCCTCCGAACTCCAACGATTCCTGGAAAACAACCACTTGGAGTTGGATAGCACGCCTGCAGGTGAGGAGAGTGTGTTCAACACCATCACCAGTCAGATGGGCATCGACTTCTCCTCCACCCTCCAGGGGACATTCCGCTCGCCCGTGGAGACTCCGGACATCTTGAACGGAGGAATGGGGGGAGGTAAGAGGGACACGACCGAGCACCACAACGTTCTGCTGATGTACAACGAGATGGCCAGCGAGGA GACAGCTCCAAAGTATTTATCTGTAAATACAGCAAAATGTGAACCCCAGGCAAG GTTTGTGACTGGGACCCCGCCCATTTTCCTGACAGGATGCAGGAAGACTCTGTGTCACCTGGTGAAGAATCCTCGCCATCAGTGCTGCCTCAAGTGGGGAGAG GACTGTAGCCATGTTAATTACAAGAATGCTCGAGATGACCGGTGGCAGAACCATCTGATAATTCTGTCCGCAGACAAAATCTGTGTGGGCGTCTACAACTTTATTGTCCCCCTCCGCTCCAAATTCCTGAGCATCAAGTCACTCAGTCCCATCATACTGATGCTAGAGGAGGA GCCCCCTGTCATGTTCATGGATTCCCTGGCACACTTCCCAATGGTTTACTGGATGAAGGGGAACATCAAAAA tgttGACGATCTCCTGAAAGCTGGAATAAACAAGGCGAGTCACCTGGTGATTGTGAACAGATCGTCCAATCAGGCACGAGAGGTGGTGTTGACCGACGCTGACACGATCGTCACCGTACAGTCCATATTTAA GTTATTCCCAAGCATCAATATTTTGACTGAAATTTCACAAACCTCCAACATCAAATTCATGCAGTTTCAACCACATGATGAATACTCCAAGAAAATAGCCCGACTGGAGAAG AAGCTGCGCGATGACATGCGATCTAGCCTGGTGCACATTTTCCGTCTTCCATTTGCTGCGGGACAGGTGTTCAGCTGTAGTATGTTGGATACACTTCTGTATCAGACGTGTTCCAAAGGATACCTCATCAAGTTTGTTCGACTTCTGCTGGGAATCGACGCTGAAGAAAACTCAGGTCATTTATCTAGT ATTAAAGTGAAAAGGGATATTCTTAAGAAGTACAGGACGTATGGTGATTTGTACATCGGTCTTTGTAAGGTGACAGGGGAGGTTCCCATTGCTATTTATAGAACAGAGAGGAGGAGGATGGTTATGGAGGAGGATGAG GAAGAGCACCATCCACTTCCCAAGGAGCACAACAAATCTGCTCCTCGTCCAAACAAGAAGTCTTCCTTTAACATCAAACAGTTTTTTGAGAGAGCGGTCCCCAACGATCTCTCGGACTTTGTCCGCAGTCGGATGACCTCTATGGCCATTGACCCTTCAGGGTACAGCT GTGAAGAAGAACTCTGCAATAAACCTCTGTCTTTTATCATCATCAATCCCCATCCGCAGTGTCGACTCAAGAAAGGAGATATTGT GTATGTACTTCAGCCTAGTGCAATGTTTGCGATTCCAAGTCGTGTACAGCACAAGCATCACAAGCGGCGAAGGTCATGGAGTGAAGGAATCAACAATCGGACGCAGCCCGACACCCCAGCCCGATCACGCACCCACTCAATCGATCTACCCTCGGGACGAAATGTGTCCTTTAAATTCCCTggggaggaggaggaggaagaagaTGTGGTCCCAACAATGGATGTAGGAGTAGAGGTCAAGATGGATGCTGAACCTCTAGATGAAATTGACACCACCTTACCCAAAGCCTCTACAGCAAAAATCAGAGGCAACCCTCCCATTTTCAACTTTACATTCCCTGACTCTGACAACGAATCGACCACTGGGGAAACAAAAACAACGAACGCCTCAAACAACAACGACATCGCACTTAAAGACTTTCCCTTTGGGGCCCCTCAAGATCCAACAGTGCAAGCAATGAAAGATCCCCCCAAAATAGTTATTACAAGGACCCCAACAAAAACCTTTCTAACAGAACGGGTACCTGAGGTGTAA